A window of Catharus ustulatus isolate bCatUst1 chromosome 25, bCatUst1.pri.v2, whole genome shotgun sequence contains these coding sequences:
- the EPS8L3 gene encoding epidermal growth factor receptor kinase substrate 8-like protein 3 → MGDPFGRWSSAPSRGEYDDRTQLRRSNSFARLTGKSIYNQRKDYGQTLLKLQNDFQHHVEHLLTMHLDRDLRNAEDCLGRLKDLEEQGRIWGQDVVLEVKDQELVLSDVESKEELDAFPLGSVQGCSAGLDNTVLAVSVQERNPPRTSVLLFQCERLGAETLRNSLEKVLRQRKEEQSNHYGHSPDMPPSPAPLYAAPGRWAEPPEPEPSVPPQRGLPPQRGLNPQRGLNPQRGLPPSDYRPPEPPQMPQTQPPAPAVSEVDRDIEVLNHVLGDLELFTDRLKATLNSASTKKKLKKKKKSALPPTDEYTDFFQKVKYALNLVGRTHPRMSDPDPRELLRLIFSALSFVLDNCPSPGLAPGVESPLLLPEALQFLEDNLSDDDYGVWKSLGTAWSKSRAEYPNSAQVPAYIPVFSDGWLPPVMEQERHRGLQDTLPPAPVSPTPFRHPSLSLPPAQPPATDWRDSPRQVLPLPAQGLVRALYDFQARNSQELSVRKGDTLQVLDQQKKWWLVQDERGDRGHVPGNILEPLPEPGHSARQVGDRDSPPTLHPSSSPAEVTAWLVDKGFSRITVRTLGVLPGHELLQMSPAELRGVCPEEWRRVLFKLSPIRTSLGMDPMN, encoded by the exons ATGGGAGACCCCTTCGGCCGCTGGAGCAGCGCCCCGTCCcg GGGTGAATATGACGACAGGACCCAGCTCCGGCGTTCCAACAGCTTCGCCCGCCTCACCGGGAAAAGCATCTACA ACCAGCGCAAGGACTACGGGCAGACGCTGCTCAAGCTCCAGAACGATTTCCAGCACCACGTTGAG CACCTGCTCACGATGCACCTGGACCGGGACCTCCGCAACGCCGAGGATTGTCTGGGGCGCCTGAAGgacctggaggagcagggacgGATCTGGGGACAGGATGTCGTCCTGGAAGTCAAGGAccaggagctggtgctgagcGATGTGGAGAGCAAG gaggagctggatgcTTTCCCGCTGGGAagtgtgcagggatgctccGCCGGACTGGACAACACGGTGCTGGCCGTCAGCGTCCAGGAGAGGAACCCACCGAGGACCAGCGTGCTGCTCTTCCAGTGCGAGCGGCTGGGG GCAGAGACGCTGAGGAACAGCCTGGAGAAGGTGttgaggcagaggaaggaggagcagagcaatCACTACGGGCACAG CCCGGACATGCCACCGAGCCCGGCCCCTCTGTACGCGGCCCCGGGGCGCTgggcagagccccccgagcccgAGCCCTCCGTGCCCCCCCAGCGTGGGCTGCCCCCCCAGCGTGGGCTGAACCCCCAGCGTGGGCTGAACCCCCAGCGTGGGCTGCCCCCCTCGGACTACC GTccgccggagcccccgcagATGCCGCAGACCCAGCCCCCCGCCCCTGCTGTGTCCGAGGTGGACCGAGATATT GAGGTTCTCAACCACGTCCTGGGGGACCTGGAGCTCTTCACGGACCGCCTGAAGGCGACCCTGAATTCGGCCAGCACTAAGAAGAagctgaagaagaagaagaagtcGG cactgcccccGACCGATGAGTACACCGATTTCTTCCAGAAGGTGAAATACGCCCTCAACCTCGTG GGACGGACCCACCCCCGCATGTCGGACCCAGACCCCCGCGAGCTGCTGCGCCTCATCTTCTCAGCTCTGTCCTTC GTCCTGGATaactgccccagccccggcctGGCCCCGGGGGTGGAGagcccgctgctgctgccggagGCGCTGCAATTCCTTGAGGACAACCTGAGTGATGACGACTACGGCGTCTGGAAGAGCCTCGGCACCGCCTGGAGCAAGTCCAG GGCTGAGTACCCCAACAGCGCCCAGGTGCCCGCGTACATCCCGGTATTTTCGGACGGGTGGCTGCCCCCCGTGATGGAGCAGGAACGCCACAGGGGCCTCCAGGACACGCTTCCGCCTGCCCCAGTTTCCCCAACTCCCTTTCGAcacccttccctgtccctgccccccgCACAGCCCCCGGCCACCGACTGGAGAGACAGCCCCAGACAAGT actccctctccctgcccaggggctggTCCGAGCCCTCTACGACTTCCAGGCCAGGAATTCGCAGGAGCTGAGCGTCAGGAAGGGGGACACGCTGCAG GTCTTGGACCAGCAGAAGAAGTGGTGGCTGGTGCAGGAcgagagaggggacaggggacacgtCCCTGGCAACATCCTGGAGCCCCTCCCGGAGCCGGGGCACAGCGCCAGACAGGTGGGg gacagggacagccccccCACCCTGCACCCCAGCTCCTCTCCGGCGGAGGTGACGGCCTGGCTGGTGGACAAGGGCTTCTCGCGGAT CACCGTGCGGACCCTGGGGGTGCTGCCGGGGCACGAGCTGCTGCAGATGAGCCCGGCCGAGCTGCGAGGTGTCTGTCCCGAGGAGTGGCGGAGGGTCCTCTTCAAGCTGTCCCCCATCAGGACATCCCTGGGG ATGGATCCCATGAACTGA
- the LOC117007257 gene encoding glutathione S-transferase Mu 1-like — protein sequence MAVLGYWDIRGLCHAIRLLLEYTETPYEDKLYSCGEAPDYDKSQWINEKEKLGLDFPNLPYFIDGTTKLTQSNAILRYIARKHNMCGETEEEILRVDMLENQIMDFRMSLVMVCYNPDFEKLKPGYLEQLPGKLKLFSNFLGDRKWFAGEKLTFVDFLMFDVLDQNQIFEPKCLEPFKNLKDFMDRFGALEKVAAYMKSSRFQKMPINNKMAKWGNKKL from the exons ATGGCGGTGTTGGGGTACTGGGACATCCGCGGG ctctgccacgcCATCCGCCTGCTCCTGGAGTACACGGAGACACCCTATGAGGACAAGCTCTACAGCTGTGGTGAAG ctcccGACTACGATAAGAGCCAATGGATCAACGAGAAGGAGAAGCTGGGGCTCGACTTCCCCAAT ctcccatATTTCATCGATGGCACCACCAAGCTGACGCAGAGCAACGCGATCCTGCGCTACATCGCCCGCAAGCACAACATGT GTGGTGAGACAGAGGAGGAGATCCTGCGCGTGGACATGCTGGAGAACCAGATCATGGATTTCCGTATGAGCCTTGTCATGGTCTGCTACAACCCTGACTTT GAGAAACTCAAGCCAGGctacctggagcagctcccagggaagctgAAGCTCTTCTCCAACTTCTTGGGGGACAGAAAGTGGTTTGCAGGGGAGAAG ctgacCTTTGTGGACTTCCTCATGTTCGACGTGCTGGACCAGAACCAAATCTTTGAGCCCAAGTGCCTGGAGCCCTTCAAGAACCTCAAGGACTTCATGGACCGctttggg GCTCTGGAGAAGGTGGCTGCCTACATGAAGTCCAGCCGTTTCCAGAAGATGCCCATCAACAACAAGATGGCCAAGTGGGGCAACAAGAAGCTGTAG
- the LOC117007255 gene encoding glutathione S-transferase 2 isoform X1, translated as MVVILGYWDIRGLAHAIRLLLEYTDTPYQERQYRPGPAPDYDPSEWTSEKEKLGLDFPNLPYLIDGNTKLTQSNAILRYIARKHNLCAETEEEKQRVDLLENHLMDLRMNFARVCYSPDFEKLKPAYLEQLPKKLQELSRFLGSRPWFAGQKLTFVDFLAYDVIDQQRMFVPECPELKGNLAQFLQRFEALDKISAYMRSGRFMKTPIFWRTAKWCNTKE; from the exons ATGGTGGTCATTCTGGGATACTGGGACATCCGTGGG CTGGCCCACGCTATCCGCCTGCTGCTGGAGTACACGGACACCCCCTACCAGGAGCGCCAGTACCGCCCTggcccag cccctgactATGACCCGAGCGAGTGGACCAGCGAGAAGGAGAAACTGGGGCTCGACTTCCCCAAC ctcccctaCCTCATCGATGGCAACACCAAACTGACCCAGAGCAACGCGATCCTGCGCTACATCGCCCGCAAGCACAACTTGT GTGCTGAgacagaggaggagaagcagcgTGTGGACCTGCTGGAAAACCATCTCATGGATTTGAGGATGAACTTTGCCCGAGTCTGCTACAGCCCTGACTTT GAGAAGCTGAAGCCGGCgtacctggagcagctgcccaagaagctgcaggagctgtcacGGTTCCTGGGCTCCCGGCCCTGGTTTGCAGGGCAGAAG CTCACCTTCGTGGACTTCCTGGCGTACGATGTGATCGATCAGCAGCGCATGTTCGTGCCTGAGTGTCCGGAGCTGAAGGGAAACCTGGCCCAGTTCCTGCAGCGCTTCGAG GCCCTGGACAAGATCTCTGCCTACATGCGCTCGGGGCGCTTCATGAAAACCCCAATTTTCTGGCGCACAGCAAAGTGGTGCAACACCAAGGAGTGA
- the LOC117007258 gene encoding AMP deaminase 2-like, which produces MAVLGYWDIRGVKSYWLGPNYLKEGPEGNDIRRTNVPDIRVSYRFETLCQELTLITQAVQSAELEPIQEEDVLTISLGTH; this is translated from the exons ATGGCGGTGTTGGGGTACTGGGACATCCGCGGG GTGAAGAGCTACTGGCTGGGTCCCAACTACCTGAAGGAGGGTCCGGAGGGGAACGACATCCGCCGGACCAACGTCCCCGACATCCGTGTGAGCTATCGCTTCGAGAcgctgtgccaggagctgacGCTCATCACGCAGGCGGTGCAGAGCGCTGAGCTGGAGCCCATCCAGGAGGAGGACGTGCTCACCATCTCCCTCGGCACCCACTGA